The proteins below come from a single Cervus canadensis isolate Bull #8, Minnesota chromosome 2, ASM1932006v1, whole genome shotgun sequence genomic window:
- the LOC122428912 gene encoding ubiquitin carboxyl-terminal hydrolase 17-like protein 6 produces MSGVGVSTPSEASANEELVRAGVGLWESHQRPEGAGPRPFFREAPSEGRRRRLAAAGRRCKDSWALIAGTRGLLRRTGVVRVRLPSTSSPEGKVVGPAQLVRMPFGDPVSLRGRLAPGHQVALSWRGPWGVGAGLHNLGNTCYVNAALQCLSHTPPLASWMVSQQHATLCPARTSCTLCAMRAHVTRALLHPGEVIRPHKDLLAGFHTHRQEDAHEFLMFTLNAMQQGCLSASQPSGHPSEDTTLIRQIFGGTWRSQIQCLHCLGVSDTFDPYLDISLDITAAQSVEQALRELVKPEKLDAENAYDCGLCLRKVPATKRLTLHSTSQVLVLVLKRFTEVSGAKRAQEVRYPQCLDLQPYTSERKAGPLAYVLYAVLVHSGWSCERGHYFSYVRAGNGQWYKMDDAKVSACDASAALSQSAYVLFYSRECAWQGGAGGGAAAPLTADPTQPGEPAGDASGRAPGSQVSPGDTEVEGISLEQWRCLQEHKRPKPAFDLRKIQSALPAGAVVIHQSTHGGGRHAKLPEQEHDRLDRPSTDSPPPGPTSVGNGPCASGRARATKRKNKKPRPSLGLWR; encoded by the exons ATGTCGGGAGTGGGAGTGAGCACGCCCTCGGAGGCCTCAGCCAATGAGGAGCTTGTGCGTgcgggggtggggctgtgggAAAGCCATCAAAGGCccgagggggcggggcccaggcCCTTTTTCAGAGAAGCACCGTCTGAGGGAAGGAGGCGTCGTCTTGCAGCTGCAGGTAGGAGATGCAAAGACTCGTGGGCCTTGATTGCAGGGACCCGGGGGCTGCTTCGGCGCACGGGGGTGGTGCGTGTCCGTCTCCCTTCAACGTCTTCCCCGGAGGGCAAGGTTGTCGGCCCAGCGCAGCTGGTGCGGATGCCCTTCGGGGACCCTGTGTCCCTGAGGGGCC GGCTGGCGCCTGGCCACCAAGTCGCCCTGAGTTGGAGGGGGCCGTGGGGGGTCGGGGCTGGGCTTCACAATCTGGGGAACACCTGCTACGTGAATGCAGCGCTGCAGTGTCTGAGCCACACGCCGCCCCTGGCCAGCTGGATGGTGTCCCAGCAGCACGCCACCCTCTGTCCGGCCCGCACCTCCTGCACGCTCTGTGCCATGCGAGCTCACGTGACCCGAGCCCTCCTTCACCCGGGAGAGGTGATCCGGCCCCACAAGGACCTGCTGGCGGGCTTCCACACACACCGGCAGGAAGATGCCCACGAGTTTCTGATGTTCACTCTGAATGCCATGCAGCAAGGGTGCTTGAGTGCATCCCAGCCGTCGGGCCATCCCTCCGAGGACACCACCCTCATCCGGCAGATCTTCGGCGGGACGTGGAGGTCTCAGATCCAGTGTCTCCACTGCCTCGGTGTCTCGGACACGTTCGACCCTTATCTGGACATCAGCCTGGATATCACGGCGGCTCAGAGTGtggagcaagctctgagagagcTGGTGAAGCCCGAGAAGCTGGACGCTGAAAACGCCTATGACTGTGGCCTTTGTCTCCGGAAGGTGCCTGCCACCAAGAGGTTGACTTTGCACAGCACGTCCCAGGTCCTGGTGCTGGTGCTGAAGCGGTTCACAGAGGTGAGCGGGGCCAAAAGGGCTCAGGAAGTGCGCTATCCCCAGTGCCTCGACCTGCAGCCCTACACGTCTGAGCGGAAGGCAGGGCCACTGGCCTACGTGCTCTATGCCGTGCTGGTGCACTCCGGGTGGAGCTGTGAGCGAGGACACTACTTTTCCTACGTGCGAGCGGGCAACGGCCAGTGGTATAAGATGGACGATGCCAAGGTGAGCGCCTGTGACGCGAGTGCTGCCCTGAGCCAGAGCGCCTACGTGCTCTTCTACTCCCGGGAGTGTGCGTGGCAagggggtgctgggggaggggcagcggcCCCCCTCACGGCTGACCCCACACAGCCCGGGGAGCCTGCGGGAGACGCCAGCGGCAGAGCTCCTGGGTCGCAGGTGTCCCCGGGGGACACAGAGGTCGAAGGAATCAGCTTAGAGCAGTGGAGATGCCTCCAAGAGCACAAGCGGCCGAAGCCGGCCTTCGACCTCCGGAAGATCCAGTCGGCCCTGCCTGCCGGCGCAGTCGTGATTCACCAGTCCACACACGGAGGAGGGAGACACGCCAAGCTGCCTGAACAGGAGCACGACCGGCTCGACCGGCCCAGCAC
- the LOC122428919 gene encoding ubiquitin carboxyl-terminal hydrolase 17-like protein 6, whose amino-acid sequence MQRLVGLDCRDPGAASAHGGGACPSPFNVFPGGQGCRPSAAGADALRGPCVPEGPSPAVGRPQRGDLAPGSAGLAPGHQVALSWRGPWGVGAGLHNLGNTCYVNAALQCLSHTPPLASWMVSQQHATLCPARTSCTLCAMRAHVTRALLHPGEVIRPHKDLLAGFHTHRQEDAHEFLMFTLNAMQQGCLSASQPSGHPSEDTTLIRQIFGGTWRSQIQCLHCLGVSDTFDPYLDISLDITAAQSVEQALRELVKPEKLDAENAYDCGLCLRKVPATKRLTLHSTSQVLVLVLKRFTQVSGAKRAQEVRYPQCLDLQPYTSERKAGPLAYVLYAVLVHSGWSCERGHYFSYVRAGNGQWYKMDDAKVSACDASAALSQSAYVLFYSREGAWQGGAGGGAAAPLTADPTHPGEPDPAGPGEPAGDASGRAPGSQVSPGDTEVEGISLEQWRRLQEHKRPKPAFDLRKIQSALPAGAVVIHQSTHGGGRHGKLPEQEHDRLDRPSTDSPPPGLTSVGNGPCASGRARATKRKNKKPRPSLGLWR is encoded by the coding sequence ATGCAAAGACTCGTGGGCCTTGATTGCAGAGACCCGGGGGCTGCTTCGGCGCACGGGGGTGGTGCGTGTCCGTCTCCCTTCAACGTCTTCCCCGGAGGGCAAGGTTGTCGGCCCAGCGCCGCTGGTGCGGATGCCCTTCGGGGACCCTGTGTCCCTGAGGGGCCGTCGCCGGCGGTCGGGCGGCCCCAGCGGGGTGACTTGGCTCCTGGGTCAGCAGGGCTGGCGCCTGGCCACCAAGTCGCCCTGAGTTGGAGGGGGCCGTGGGGGGTCGGGGCTGGGCTTCACAATCTGGGGAACACCTGCTACGTGAATGCAGCGCTGCAGTGTCTGAGCCACACGCCGCCCCTGGCCAGCTGGATGGTGTCCCAGCAGCACGCCACCCTCTGTCCGGCCCGCACCTCCTGCACGCTCTGTGCCATGCGAGCTCACGTGACCCGAGCCCTCCTTCACCCGGGAGAGGTGATCCGGCCCCACAAGGACCTGCTGGCGGGCTTCCACACACACCGGCAGGAAGATGCCCACGAGTTTCTGATGTTCACTCTGAATGCCATGCAGCAAGGGTGCTTGAGTGCATCCCAGCCGTCGGGCCATCCCTCCGAGGACACCACCCTCATCCGGCAGATCTTCGGCGGGACGTGGAGGTCTCAGATCCAGTGTCTCCACTGCCTCGGTGTCTCGGACACGTTCGACCCTTATCTGGACATCAGCCTGGATATCACGGCGGCTCAGAGTGtggagcaagctctgagagagcTGGTGAAGCCCGAGAAGCTGGACGCTGAAAACGCCTATGACTGTGGCCTTTGTCTCCGGAAGGTGCCTGCCACCAAGAGGTTGACTTTGCACAGCACGTCCCAGGTCCTGGTGCTGGTGCTGAAGCGGTTCACACAGGTGAGCGGGGCCAAAAGGGCTCAGGAAGTGCGCTATCCCCAGTGCCTCGACCTGCAGCCCTACACGTCTGAGCGCAAGGCAGGGCCACTGGCCTACGTGCTCTATGCCGTGCTGGTGCACTCCGGGTGGAGCTGTGAGCGAGGACACTACTTTTCCTACGTGCGAGCGGGCAACGGCCAGTGGTATAAGATGGACGATGCCAAGGTGAGCGCCTGTGACGCGAGTGCTGCCCTGAGCCAGAGCGCCTACGTGCTCTTCTACTCCCGGGAGGGTGCGTGGCAagggggtgctgggggaggggcagcggcCCCCCTCACGGCTGACCCCACACACCCCGGGGAGCCTGACCCCGCCGGCCCCGGGGAGCCTGCGGGAGACGCCAGCGGCAGAGCTCCTGGGTCGCAGGTGTCCCCGGGGGACACAGAGGTCGAAGGAATCAGCTTAGAGCAGTGGAGACGCCTCCAAGAGCACAAGCGGCCGAAGCCGGCCTTCGACCTCCGGAAGATCCAGTCGGCCCTGCCTGCCGGCGCAGTCGTGATTCACCAGTCCACACACGGAGGAGGGAGACACGGCAAGCTGCCTGAACAGGAGCACGACCGGCTCGACCGGCCCAGCACGGACAGCCCGCCTCCGGGCCTCACGAGTGTTGGCAACGGCCCTTGTGCCAGCGGGAGGGCCCGAGCGACCAAGAGGAAGAACAAGAAGCCGCGgccatctctggggctgtggCGGTAG